One genomic window of Pseudokineococcus lusitanus includes the following:
- a CDS encoding helix-turn-helix domain-containing protein, with amino-acid sequence MGAAEVVPVGEEARRGGEQAPGGSPAVPDRVAASWRRSADYGVAARDATPVFAGTAREGSLFSTCGREVLADLHRTLVDEPLGLVLTDADGLVLDRLSGDTSLLRSLDAVHLAPGFAFSEREAGTSGLGLALADRLPALVRASQHYSADLTAYTCAAVPVLDPLTGRLEGSVNITTWSASSGQLLLALAQSAASATGALMLARSRGRSARPAPRGEVFRVLAPRPEPGAGTVTALSAAWTDAVAAAEAAVRAGRLTAAVGEPGSGRATLLAQALRRAHPRDRVLDVRPPAPEDVDAWLGLWAPEAAKPATTVVLRDVDALSVATADRVRDVLAGGGGPAPRVVVTAEDLGDVAPPLARLVASVVRVAPLRERPDDVLPLAAHAARRARGREVDLTPAAARALAGHAWPGGVEQLQRVVRRAASLADRVDVGQLPPEVLTGAGRSLTRLERVERDEIVRVLTRPGTTVVGAARELGLSRATLYRRIAHLGLEVPR; translated from the coding sequence GTGGGGGCCGCGGAGGTGGTGCCCGTGGGCGAGGAGGCCCGACGTGGCGGTGAGCAGGCCCCGGGCGGCTCGCCCGCGGTGCCCGACCGGGTGGCGGCGTCCTGGCGGCGCAGCGCCGACTACGGCGTCGCGGCGCGCGACGCCACCCCCGTCTTCGCGGGCACCGCGCGCGAGGGCTCGCTGTTCTCCACGTGCGGGCGCGAGGTGCTGGCGGACCTGCACCGCACCCTCGTCGACGAGCCGCTGGGGCTCGTGCTGACCGACGCGGACGGCCTCGTCCTCGACCGGCTCAGCGGGGACACCTCGCTGCTGCGCTCTCTGGACGCCGTCCACCTGGCGCCGGGCTTCGCGTTCTCCGAGCGCGAGGCCGGCACGAGCGGCCTCGGGCTCGCGCTGGCGGACCGGCTGCCCGCCCTCGTCCGCGCGTCGCAGCACTACAGCGCCGACCTCACGGCCTACACGTGCGCGGCCGTGCCCGTGCTCGACCCCCTGACGGGCCGGCTCGAGGGCAGCGTCAACATCACGACGTGGTCGGCGTCGTCCGGCCAGCTCCTGCTGGCGCTGGCCCAGTCGGCCGCGAGCGCCACGGGCGCGCTCATGCTGGCCCGCTCCCGGGGCCGCTCGGCGCGCCCCGCGCCCCGCGGGGAGGTCTTCCGGGTCCTCGCCCCGCGACCCGAGCCCGGGGCGGGCACGGTGACGGCGCTGTCGGCCGCGTGGACGGACGCCGTGGCGGCGGCCGAGGCCGCGGTCCGCGCCGGCCGGCTCACGGCCGCCGTCGGCGAGCCGGGCTCGGGCCGCGCGACGCTGCTCGCGCAGGCGCTGCGCCGCGCCCACCCGCGCGACCGCGTCCTCGACGTCCGGCCGCCCGCCCCCGAGGACGTCGACGCCTGGCTCGGGCTGTGGGCGCCCGAGGCGGCCAAGCCGGCGACGACGGTGGTGCTGCGCGACGTCGACGCCCTCTCCGTCGCCACGGCCGACCGGGTGCGCGACGTGCTCGCGGGCGGGGGCGGCCCGGCGCCCCGCGTCGTCGTCACCGCCGAGGACCTCGGGGACGTGGCGCCCCCGCTGGCCCGGCTCGTCGCCTCGGTCGTGCGCGTCGCACCGCTGCGGGAGCGACCGGACGACGTCCTGCCGCTGGCCGCCCACGCCGCCCGCCGCGCCCGCGGCCGCGAGGTCGACCTCACCCCCGCCGCCGCCCGCGCCCTCGCCGGGCACGCCTGGCCGGGCGGCGTCGAGCAGCTGCAGCGCGTCGTGCGCCGGGCGGCCTCCCTGGCCGACCGGGTGGACGTCGGCCAGCTCCCGCCCGAGGTGCTCACGGGCGCGGGCCGCTCCCTCACCCGGCTCGAGCGCGTCGAGCGGGACGAGATCGTCCGCGTGCTGACCCGACCCGGCACGACCGTGGTCGGGGCGGCCCGGGAGCTCGGCCTCTCGCGGGCGACGCTCTACCGCCGGATCGCCCACCTGGGCCTCGAGGTGCCCCGGTGA
- a CDS encoding aldo/keto reductase has protein sequence MTDVVLGTAHLFGLADAPTSERLLHDAWDLGVRRYDTAPLYGGGRSEPAVGALLADRRAAVRSLTTKVGLLPRTGPRSPAHLAGGVARRVLPAPVLGRARDVVGRALGRGTGAADGTGPTGRFAPDAVRASVEESLRRLGGRVDRLLLHEVSPGDVDDELLGALRRLVDAGDVGAVGVATQNHLTRPALDRGAGLLTVAHVAVGPLSPPVDVPPGVLVVGHGLLGGGGSHLAALREALAGPGAGTAWDTAVAGTPFAGPDGLPAALLARGAALGLAEVLVATTRPARLARTVALARGEEPLPPAALAVLEHVARGLPAPRG, from the coding sequence ATGACCGACGTCGTCCTCGGCACCGCCCACCTCTTCGGCCTGGCGGACGCGCCGACCTCCGAGCGCCTGCTCCACGACGCGTGGGACCTCGGGGTGCGCCGCTACGACACCGCGCCGCTCTACGGCGGCGGCCGGTCCGAGCCCGCCGTCGGGGCCCTGCTCGCCGACCGCCGCGCGGCGGTGCGCTCCCTGACGACCAAGGTGGGCCTGCTCCCCCGCACGGGCCCGCGCTCGCCCGCGCACCTCGCCGGCGGCGTCGCCCGGCGCGTGCTCCCGGCGCCCGTGCTGGGCCGGGCCCGCGACGTCGTCGGGCGGGCGCTCGGCCGGGGCACGGGAGCGGCCGACGGCACCGGCCCGACCGGGCGCTTCGCCCCCGACGCGGTGCGGGCCTCGGTCGAGGAGTCGCTGCGCCGGCTCGGCGGCCGCGTGGACCGCCTGCTGCTGCACGAGGTCTCGCCCGGCGACGTCGACGACGAGCTGCTGGGCGCGCTGCGGCGCCTCGTCGACGCGGGCGACGTCGGCGCGGTCGGCGTCGCGACGCAGAACCACCTGACCCGGCCGGCGCTGGACCGCGGCGCGGGCCTGCTCACGGTCGCCCACGTCGCCGTCGGGCCGCTCTCGCCGCCCGTCGACGTCCCCCCGGGCGTCCTCGTCGTCGGGCACGGCCTCCTCGGCGGGGGCGGCTCGCACCTCGCCGCGCTGCGGGAGGCCCTCGCCGGGCCGGGCGCCGGCACGGCGTGGGACACCGCCGTCGCCGGCACCCCCTTCGCCGGGCCCGACGGGCTCCCCGCGGCGCTGCTGGCCCGCGGCGCCGCGCTCGGCCTCGCCGAGGTGCTCGTGGCGACGACGCGCCCGGCCCGGCTGGCTCGCACCGTGGCCCTCGCGCGCGGCGAGGAGCCGCTGCCGCCGGCCGCCCTGGCCGTGCTCGAGCACGTGGCCCGGGGGCTGCCCGCCCCCCGCGGCTGA
- a CDS encoding GMC oxidoreductase, whose protein sequence is MLTDLRTDHLPAVPAGAVVVVGSGAAGIALATALAGAGRDVVLLESGGDVADPTAVDRGAALNGGTADALPYEGLDVGRARVLGGTTQLWHGQCMRLHPVDLAERSWVPRSGWPLTPQDLDPWYAAAERFLDVSGRGYGEDRWADFPRLAPVPWDGSRLRHDFTEYMRRPYLGTEHRDALAASPHVRVVVEATATRVLLDDAGRAAGVEVALPGGGRAELRAAEVVLAAGTLENARLLQLSDPAGVGLGDGREHTGRYLQDHPIIRTGEVLAPDFRVLQDRYVVLRKDGRRLFPKVRLAPEAQEREQLLDATAVFVHEHDHPGLRAAHELGRAVRARRLPAGALRTAATAATALGPVAHAAYRRAAHGLPLGARPSHVWLQLWVEQAPDPARRVVLDRDRLDPHGQPRARVTWTCDDEELRTTRTMSRWVAEDLERLGVGRVRPLPAQTDDDAWRRTVTDAAHPAGTTRMATTARDGVVGTDLQVHGVPGLSVVGGSVFPTSGYANPTLTVVALALRLAARLLPGA, encoded by the coding sequence GTGCTGACCGACCTGCGCACCGACCACCTGCCCGCCGTCCCCGCCGGGGCGGTGGTCGTCGTCGGCTCCGGCGCCGCGGGCATCGCCCTGGCGACGGCGCTGGCCGGCGCGGGGCGGGACGTCGTCCTCCTGGAGTCCGGCGGCGACGTGGCCGACCCGACGGCCGTCGACCGCGGGGCGGCGCTCAACGGCGGCACGGCGGACGCTCTGCCGTACGAGGGGCTCGACGTCGGGCGCGCGCGGGTCCTCGGCGGCACCACGCAGCTCTGGCACGGCCAGTGCATGCGGCTGCACCCCGTCGACCTCGCCGAGCGGTCGTGGGTCCCGCGCAGCGGCTGGCCGCTCACCCCGCAGGACCTCGACCCCTGGTACGCGGCGGCGGAGCGCTTCCTCGACGTCTCCGGCCGCGGCTACGGCGAGGACCGGTGGGCGGACTTCCCGCGCCTGGCGCCCGTGCCGTGGGACGGCAGCCGGCTGCGGCACGACTTCACCGAGTACATGCGCCGCCCGTACCTCGGCACCGAGCACCGGGACGCGCTCGCGGCGTCGCCGCACGTCCGCGTCGTCGTCGAGGCGACCGCCACGCGGGTCCTCCTCGACGACGCCGGCCGCGCCGCCGGGGTCGAGGTCGCCCTGCCCGGCGGCGGCCGGGCCGAGCTCCGCGCCGCCGAGGTCGTCCTCGCGGCGGGCACCCTGGAGAACGCCCGGCTGCTGCAGCTGAGCGACCCGGCGGGCGTCGGGCTGGGCGACGGCCGCGAGCACACGGGCCGGTACCTGCAGGACCACCCGATCATCCGCACCGGCGAGGTGCTGGCCCCGGACTTCCGGGTGCTGCAGGACCGCTACGTCGTCCTGCGCAAGGACGGCCGGCGGCTGTTCCCCAAGGTCCGCCTCGCGCCGGAGGCGCAGGAGCGCGAGCAGCTGCTCGACGCGACGGCCGTCTTCGTCCACGAGCACGACCACCCGGGGCTGCGCGCCGCGCACGAGCTGGGGCGCGCCGTCCGCGCCCGGCGGCTGCCGGCGGGGGCGCTGCGCACCGCGGCGACGGCGGCGACCGCCCTGGGGCCGGTCGCCCACGCGGCGTACCGCCGTGCGGCGCACGGGCTCCCGCTGGGCGCGCGGCCCTCGCACGTGTGGCTGCAGCTCTGGGTCGAGCAGGCGCCGGACCCGGCCCGCCGCGTCGTGCTCGACCGTGACCGGCTCGACCCGCACGGGCAGCCGCGGGCGCGCGTCACGTGGACGTGCGACGACGAGGAGCTGCGGACGACGCGGACGATGTCCCGCTGGGTCGCCGAGGACCTCGAGCGCCTCGGCGTCGGCCGCGTGCGGCCCCTGCCGGCGCAGACCGACGACGACGCGTGGCGCCGTACCGTCACCGACGCCGCCCACCCCGCCGGCACGACCCGGATGGCGACGACGGCGCGGGACGGCGTCGTCGGCACGGACCTGCAGGTGCACGGCGTGCCGGGGCTCTCGGTGGTCGGCGGCAGCGTCTTCCCGACCTCCGGCTACGCCAACCCGACCCTCACCGTCGTCGCGCTCGCGCTGCGCCTGGCCGCCCGGCTGCTGCCGGGGGCCTGA
- a CDS encoding glycosyltransferase, translating into MPSAASPSVALVHERFTEWAGSEMVVEQLAHEFPEALVHAPVADPANVPAELRPRLRPGRLSRLLRPGGGYAHLLPALPVAMARTRLPDVDVVVASHHAFASQVVHATDAPVVAYVHSPARWVWDREMRRGEVGGAAGEALLGAFSAAFRPADHRAAQRLRTVVANSTAVADRVRRWWDRDAVVVHPPVDVDSYTPDASVGREDFYLLAGRLVPYKRPELAVRAATAAGVPLVVAGDGRARADCERVAGPNVRFLGRTTDAEQLDLYRRCKALLMPGVEDFGIVPVEAQACGAPVVAAAEGGALDTVLPGRTGVLVPEDGDGEHAVARWAEALASTTGDFDPGAIRTHAEGFSRAHFRERMREVVLAAL; encoded by the coding sequence ATGCCGTCTGCCGCGTCCCCCTCCGTCGCCCTCGTCCACGAGCGCTTCACCGAGTGGGCCGGCTCGGAGATGGTCGTCGAGCAGCTCGCGCACGAGTTCCCCGAGGCGCTCGTGCACGCCCCCGTCGCCGACCCGGCGAACGTCCCCGCGGAGCTGCGGCCGCGGCTGCGCCCCGGCCGCCTGTCCCGGCTGCTGCGCCCGGGCGGCGGCTACGCGCACCTCCTGCCCGCGCTGCCCGTGGCCATGGCGCGCACGCGCCTGCCCGACGTCGACGTCGTCGTCGCGAGCCACCACGCCTTCGCCTCGCAGGTGGTCCACGCCACCGACGCCCCCGTCGTCGCCTACGTCCACAGCCCGGCCCGCTGGGTCTGGGACCGCGAGATGCGGCGCGGCGAGGTGGGCGGCGCCGCCGGCGAGGCGCTGCTCGGCGCCTTCTCCGCGGCCTTCCGGCCCGCCGACCACCGGGCGGCGCAGCGGCTGCGGACCGTGGTCGCCAACTCGACGGCGGTGGCCGACCGCGTGCGGCGCTGGTGGGACCGGGACGCCGTCGTCGTCCACCCGCCCGTCGACGTCGACAGCTACACCCCCGACGCGTCCGTCGGGCGCGAGGACTTCTACCTCCTCGCCGGCCGGCTCGTGCCCTACAAGCGCCCCGAGCTGGCCGTGCGGGCGGCCACCGCCGCCGGCGTCCCCCTCGTCGTGGCGGGCGACGGGCGCGCCCGCGCCGACTGCGAGCGGGTCGCGGGGCCGAACGTCCGCTTCCTCGGCCGGACCACCGACGCCGAGCAGCTCGACCTCTACCGCCGCTGCAAGGCGCTGCTCATGCCGGGCGTCGAGGACTTCGGCATCGTCCCCGTCGAGGCGCAGGCCTGCGGCGCGCCCGTCGTCGCCGCGGCCGAGGGCGGCGCCCTCGACACGGTCCTGCCCGGCCGCACCGGGGTGCTCGTGCCCGAGGACGGCGACGGCGAGCACGCCGTCGCCCGCTGGGCCGAGGCGCTGGCGTCCACGACCGGGGACTTCGACCCGGGGGCGATCCGCACGCACGCCGAGGGCTTCTCGCGGGCGCACTTCCGCGAGCGCATGCGCGAGGTCGTGCTCGCCGCGCTCTGA
- a CDS encoding glycosyl hydrolase family 28-related protein — protein sequence MTSSPAPSARRAATTRGGRHAARRALVVAALGLAVSAGTLPATAAPSSATTAAASTTATVPTAVGKGYQLTVDGTRLFGSTQPAGVVQLRVTSPPRTTAVRLTDTSGRVLAETTDVVRDSLGQHTAVLPLDLTALAGRSTGVLARVTFPGGVTHRLEATFKVGAAAAAPAPTPTPTPTATPTPTPTPTATPTPTPTATPTPTATPTPKPTTPVVVTPASTSTGAVVGTSLLALGAVGDGRTDDTAAIQRALDNAKPGDTLVVPAGKVLRHSDVLRVRTPGITITGGGTLLATQERRSSVMVLADRVTLRDLTLRLETSTARFGTFEDMKLTVIRTTGVVVDRVRVEGSAAAGMYIWGAQKFTLSDVSVRDSRADGVHITGPAADGTVVRPTVRDSGDDGVAVVSYEQDGQPVRRVTVTSPTVLGTHWGRGVTVVGGEDITYTDIRVERSNAAAVYIAKEPTPWYTFAPVRVKVSGGTVVGANQSRTVDHGAVLVWDGRSNGGGQLRDVVVEGLSITGTRSSASRQVGFLRTPGATGRGVHLNDLRIDGGPSNLLVAQAGLADYEAKNWVRDGQAVCVEK from the coding sequence ATGACCTCCTCCCCCGCCCCGTCGGCCCGCCGGGCCGCGACGACGCGCGGCGGCCGCCATGCCGCCCGCCGCGCCCTCGTCGTCGCCGCGCTCGGCCTCGCCGTCTCCGCCGGCACCCTGCCCGCGACCGCCGCCCCCTCGTCCGCCACCACCGCCGCCGCCTCGACCACGGCCACGGTGCCCACCGCCGTCGGCAAGGGCTACCAGCTGACCGTCGACGGCACGCGCCTCTTCGGCTCCACGCAGCCCGCCGGCGTCGTGCAGCTGCGGGTCACCTCCCCGCCGCGGACGACCGCCGTCCGCCTCACCGACACCTCCGGCCGCGTCCTGGCCGAGACGACGGACGTCGTCCGCGACAGCCTCGGCCAGCACACCGCCGTCCTGCCGCTGGACCTCACCGCCCTCGCCGGCCGCTCCACGGGCGTCCTCGCCCGCGTGACCTTCCCCGGCGGCGTCACCCACCGCCTCGAGGCGACCTTCAAGGTCGGCGCCGCGGCGGCCGCCCCCGCGCCGACGCCGACCCCGACGCCCACGGCGACCCCGACCCCGACGCCGACCCCCACGGCCACGCCCACGCCCACCCCCACGGCGACCCCGACGCCCACGGCCACGCCGACCCCGAAGCCGACGACGCCCGTCGTCGTCACCCCCGCCTCGACGTCCACGGGCGCCGTCGTCGGCACCTCGCTGCTCGCGCTCGGCGCGGTCGGCGACGGCCGCACCGACGACACGGCGGCCATCCAGCGCGCGCTCGACAACGCCAAGCCGGGCGACACCCTCGTCGTCCCCGCCGGCAAGGTCCTGCGCCACTCGGACGTCCTGCGCGTGCGCACCCCCGGCATCACCATCACGGGCGGTGGCACGCTCCTCGCGACGCAGGAGCGCCGCTCCTCGGTCATGGTCCTCGCCGACCGGGTGACGCTGCGCGACCTGACGCTGCGGCTCGAGACGTCGACGGCCCGCTTCGGCACCTTCGAGGACATGAAGCTCACCGTCATCCGCACGACGGGCGTCGTCGTCGACCGCGTGCGCGTCGAGGGCTCGGCCGCCGCCGGCATGTACATCTGGGGCGCGCAGAAGTTCACGCTCTCCGACGTCTCGGTCCGCGACTCCCGCGCCGACGGCGTGCACATCACCGGCCCCGCGGCCGACGGCACCGTCGTCCGCCCGACCGTCCGCGACAGCGGCGACGACGGCGTGGCCGTCGTCTCCTACGAGCAGGACGGCCAGCCCGTCCGCCGGGTCACCGTCACCTCCCCGACCGTCCTCGGGACCCACTGGGGCCGCGGCGTGACGGTCGTCGGCGGCGAGGACATCACCTACACCGACATCCGGGTCGAGCGCTCGAACGCGGCGGCGGTCTACATCGCCAAGGAGCCGACCCCCTGGTACACCTTCGCGCCCGTCCGGGTGAAGGTCTCCGGCGGCACGGTCGTCGGGGCCAACCAGTCCCGCACCGTCGACCACGGCGCCGTCCTCGTGTGGGACGGCCGCAGCAACGGCGGCGGCCAGCTCCGCGACGTCGTCGTCGAGGGCCTGTCCATCACGGGCACCCGCTCCTCGGCGAGCCGGCAGGTCGGCTTCCTCCGCACCCCCGGCGCGACCGGCCGCGGCGTCCACCTCAACGACCTCCGGATCGACGGCGGCCCCTCCAACCTCCTCGTCGCCCAGGCCGGCCTCGCCGACTACGAGGCGAAGAACTGGGTGCGCGACGGCCAGGCGGTCTGCGTCGAGAAGTGA
- a CDS encoding polysaccharide biosynthesis C-terminal domain-containing protein, with protein sequence MAASDDAPAGPPAGPPSPDDEPAAPAPARFGGHSRSSVLRGGVWSAAANILPMGSTLALSVVISRVLGAEVLGEQSLVAYVASLMVSVLIYSFTMASVQLVAAAGGAGDRARLAHLGRWSMGAHLLGGLVAVVVLVGTGLGRDSYNLIWYLAAATAFVDAVGWGLASRHIAQHGWSATSARRLVSQALTPLLGIAAVLLGAGVAGVFATQLLVSLGLLVALRRLERRDPLPSPAGLPAPAALPVVRLWSLFALAALVTQVVDRRLELVFLDLYRTSVEVAQYSVAFNVVGIALVVCSSLVAASVPAVAAAHGAGEHDRVVSGMSRAARVLAAVSVLLAAGVAAVGPAVVLAFWGAEEYTEAAGVVRLLAIGLVVTPLGALCTAYWTGTGRLRPVLVCGGTGAVVDIALAFLLIPDHGTSGAVVATLSGQGSAALLIIGHTLRTGLPLRIRPTALLRVALVAVVAGVGASAVTAVLASAWLGLVLGGGTFVVLAAVGLRLVGLLDPEDGRWLAETLPGPAARGLRLLTPARSR encoded by the coding sequence GTGGCGGCGAGCGACGACGCGCCCGCAGGTCCCCCCGCCGGCCCGCCCTCCCCGGACGACGAGCCCGCGGCGCCCGCCCCGGCGCGCTTCGGCGGCCACAGCCGCAGCAGCGTCCTGCGCGGCGGCGTCTGGTCGGCCGCCGCCAACATCCTCCCGATGGGCTCGACGCTGGCCCTGTCGGTCGTCATCAGCCGGGTCCTCGGCGCCGAGGTCCTCGGCGAGCAGAGCCTCGTGGCCTACGTGGCCTCGCTCATGGTCTCGGTGCTCATCTACAGCTTCACCATGGCGAGCGTGCAGCTCGTCGCCGCCGCAGGCGGTGCGGGCGACCGGGCCCGCCTCGCCCACCTCGGCCGCTGGTCGATGGGCGCCCACCTCCTCGGCGGGCTCGTCGCCGTCGTCGTCCTCGTGGGCACCGGTCTCGGCCGCGACTCGTACAACCTCATCTGGTACCTCGCCGCCGCGACCGCCTTCGTCGACGCCGTCGGCTGGGGCCTGGCCAGCCGGCACATCGCCCAGCACGGCTGGAGCGCCACCTCGGCGAGACGCCTCGTCTCCCAGGCGCTGACGCCGCTCCTGGGCATCGCGGCCGTCCTGCTCGGCGCCGGCGTGGCGGGGGTCTTCGCCACGCAGCTGCTCGTCTCGCTGGGGCTCCTCGTGGCCCTGCGCCGCCTCGAGCGGCGCGACCCGCTGCCCTCCCCCGCCGGGCTCCCCGCGCCCGCGGCCCTGCCCGTCGTGCGGCTGTGGTCGCTCTTCGCCCTCGCGGCCCTCGTCACCCAGGTCGTCGACCGCCGGCTCGAGCTCGTCTTCCTCGACCTGTACCGCACCTCCGTCGAGGTGGCGCAGTACTCGGTGGCCTTCAACGTCGTCGGCATCGCCCTCGTCGTCTGCTCCTCGCTCGTGGCGGCGTCCGTGCCGGCCGTGGCCGCGGCCCACGGCGCGGGCGAGCACGACCGCGTCGTCAGCGGCATGAGCCGGGCGGCGCGGGTCCTGGCCGCCGTCAGCGTCCTGCTCGCCGCCGGCGTCGCCGCGGTCGGCCCGGCCGTCGTCCTCGCCTTCTGGGGCGCCGAGGAGTACACCGAGGCGGCCGGCGTCGTCCGGCTACTGGCGATCGGCCTGGTCGTCACCCCGCTCGGCGCCCTCTGCACCGCCTACTGGACCGGGACGGGCCGGCTGCGCCCGGTGCTCGTCTGCGGCGGCACCGGCGCGGTCGTCGACATCGCGCTGGCCTTCCTGCTCATCCCCGACCACGGCACCTCGGGCGCCGTCGTCGCCACGCTCAGCGGCCAGGGCTCGGCGGCGCTGCTCATCATCGGCCACACCCTCCGCACGGGCCTGCCCCTGCGGATCCGCCCGACCGCCCTGCTCCGCGTGGCGCTCGTCGCCGTCGTGGCGGGGGTCGGGGCCTCGGCCGTCACCGCCGTCCTCGCCTCCGCCTGGCTCGGCCTCGTGCTGGGCGGCGGCACCTTCGTCGTCCTCGCGGCCGTCGGGCTCCGGCTCGTCGGCCTCCTCGACCCCGAGGACGGGCGCTGGCTGGCCGAGACCCTGCCCGGGCCCGCCGCGCGCGGCCTCCGCCTGCTCACCCCCGCCCGGAGCCGCTGA
- a CDS encoding glycosyltransferase family protein, with protein sequence MRILLAGHTAPGGVFTVGSHHLARALAAQGHDVAHLSSPVSALHLARVRDAEVRRRLRLSLRTHEAAPGVPGVLPFTLLPLSLGPAHTGPLALRTSVPSVRRRLRPLGMDAVDVLLVDQPLVGGLEELVRARAVVYRSTDVYEEPARRAGEARVLRAADGLVATSAFVLERLRQVRPDLPSLVLDNGVDFARFAGAPAPAERRGLVYVGAVDDRFCWDALRSVAAAAGDEPVDVYGPVQVAVPDGLPPNVRLHGQVSYGCTPALLRGARVGLLPFRTTAVNRGRSPMKLFEYLAAGLPVLSTLPPSVSPWPPGVHVLPEDGGDVTDLVRDVLAAGVNEAGVEAARSMDWADRARTLVEHLGRVLATRPAVPR encoded by the coding sequence GTGCGCATCCTCCTCGCCGGCCACACCGCCCCCGGCGGCGTCTTCACCGTGGGCAGCCACCACCTCGCCCGGGCCCTCGCCGCCCAGGGCCACGACGTCGCGCACCTCTCGTCGCCCGTCTCGGCCCTGCACCTCGCCCGCGTCCGCGACGCCGAGGTCCGGCGCCGGCTCCGGCTGTCGCTGCGCACCCACGAGGCGGCGCCGGGCGTGCCCGGCGTCCTGCCGTTCACCCTCCTCCCGCTGTCGCTCGGCCCGGCCCACACCGGTCCGCTCGCGCTGCGGACGAGCGTGCCGTCGGTCCGGCGACGCCTGCGGCCGCTGGGCATGGACGCCGTCGACGTCCTCCTCGTCGACCAGCCGCTCGTCGGCGGCCTCGAGGAGCTCGTCCGGGCCCGGGCGGTCGTCTACCGCTCCACGGACGTCTACGAGGAGCCCGCGCGGCGGGCCGGCGAGGCACGGGTGCTGCGCGCGGCCGACGGGCTCGTCGCCACCTCGGCCTTCGTGCTCGAGCGCCTCCGGCAGGTGCGGCCCGACCTGCCCTCCCTCGTCCTCGACAACGGGGTCGACTTCGCCCGTTTCGCCGGCGCCCCGGCCCCCGCCGAGCGGCGGGGCCTCGTCTACGTCGGCGCCGTCGACGACCGCTTCTGCTGGGACGCGCTGCGGTCGGTCGCCGCTGCCGCCGGGGACGAGCCGGTCGACGTCTACGGCCCCGTGCAGGTCGCGGTCCCGGACGGCCTGCCCCCGAACGTCCGGCTGCACGGTCAGGTCTCCTACGGGTGCACCCCCGCCCTGCTGCGCGGCGCGCGCGTCGGCCTCCTGCCGTTCCGGACGACGGCCGTCAACCGCGGCCGCAGCCCGATGAAGCTCTTCGAGTACCTGGCCGCGGGCCTGCCCGTCCTGTCGACGCTGCCGCCGTCGGTGAGCCCCTGGCCGCCGGGCGTCCACGTGCTGCCCGAGGACGGCGGCGACGTCACCGACCTGGTCCGCGACGTCCTGGCCGCCGGGGTCAACGAGGCCGGCGTCGAGGCGGCCCGCTCCATGGACTGGGCCGACCGCGCCCGGACCCTCGTGGAGCACCTCGGGCGCGTCCTCGCCACGCGCCCCGCCGTGCCGCGGTGA